GCCAGGCGGATGGCATCCCGCAAGCCCAGCCAGTTATAGCGCCGGATTCCCCAGGGCAGTCCCAACATCAGCCCTAACAAGCCCGCTGACAGCAGCAGGCCCGAGAAGTGCCCTAGCTTAACGGTAGCGCCTGCATAGGTCAGCAGAAACGTGGAAGGCATCATGCCCAATAGGGTCGCGATCGCGTAGATAGGCCACGCAACACCGCTAATCCCTGCGGCGTAACTCACCAGATCGAACGACAGTGCAGGCAGCAGCCGGGTCACAAAGATTAGCCAACCCACGTAGCATTGACCGCGTTGCGTGGTGAAGTAAATGGTTTTGCCCACCAAGGCGCGGACGGCGCCGCGGCCCAGGGTCAGGCCAATGCTGTAAGCAACCAGGCTGCCTGCAAACCCACCGGCGACGGTGTAGCTACCCGCCAGGAAAGGCCCCCAAATGGCGCCAGCTGCAACGGCTAAAGGCGCCCCAGGAATGGGGCTCACGATTACCGACAGGACCAGAACGCCAATATAGAGCAACGGTCCCAGCGGCCCCAAGTTCCGAACGTTTCGAGCCAACCCCTCGGGGGTTAGCAAGGCCCAGTCGGGCTGGGGGCCAAATGAGCCATAGGCCAACAGGGCTAGCAGGAAGGCAGCCAGCGCCACGTTGCGGCGGCTCGATAGGCGTCGCAAGCGTTGGCAGCCGCGGTCTCCCATGGGAGGGCCTTCAAGCGTTCATGCGAACGCTTCCCATCATGCCCAAATCTTCGTGGTCCAGGATGTGGCAGTGATAAACCGTCTTGCCGGCAAAGTCCCGGAAGGGAATGCGGATCCGGATGGTTTCGTCTTCTGGGTACCAAGACTGTGTCTTGCCAGGCCCGATAGGCCGGCGCTTGACCGTTGCGGCTCACCACCTGAAAGGGATTGGTGTGCAAGTGAAACGGATGGTCGAACCCCATCATGCCCATGCCGACGTTGGCAATTTCCCAGTCCTCGATGGAATCGAGCGGCACTTGGGTGTCGGTGCGCTGCGCGTCGAAGGTCCGGCCGTTGATGTGAAAGGCCATGCCGCCGTCCGCCATGCCGTGGCCCAGCTCAAAACGCCTGACCCGCTGCGACTCGGGGAGGGCCGGAACGCTTGCCAGCTTTTGCGGCAGTGGTTGCGCCTGCCGCCGGCCGCTGTAGGTGAGTCGCGCCAGCGTTTGGGGACTATCCGATCCCCCGCAGCAACCGCCATCCATCATGCCCATCCCCTGCATGCCGCTGCCGTCCATCATGCCCCCTCGGTCGCGCTCCTCAGGGAAGTTGCGCAGGCGGTACTCACCCGGCTCGCGATCGCCGCGCACCAAGACTTCCGCGCGCTCGCCTGGGGTCAGCAGCAGCTCGGATAGCTCGACAGGCTGCTCGATCGCGCCCGCATCCGTGGCAATGAGATGCAGCGAATGCCCCTCGAGCTGCAGGCGGTAAAAGCGCGACGCCGAGGCATTGAGCAAGCGCAGGCGCAGCAAACCGCCCTGCTCCAGGGTTAACTGGGGCTCAGCTTCGCCGTTGACCGTGACGAGGTCGC
This genomic stretch from Cyanobacteria bacterium QS_8_64_29 harbors:
- a CDS encoding TVP38/TMEM64 family protein; translation: MGDRGCQRLRRLSSRRNVALAAFLLALLAYGSFGPQPDWALLTPEGLARNVRNLGPLGPLLYIGVLVLSVIVSPIPGAPLAVAAGAIWGPFLAGSYTVAGGFAGSLVAYSIGLTLGRGAVRALVGKTIYFTTQRGQCYVGWLIFVTRLLPALSFDLVSYAAGISGVAWPIYAIATLLGMMPSTFLLTYAGATVKLGHFSGLLLSAGLLGLMLGLPWGIRRYNWLGLRDAIRLA